AAAACTCATAATCGGTGACCCGGCCAGCACGTGACACTTTCAGGTCACACACCATGCACAAGCGATCAACATGGGGATTGAGCGAACACAGCCCATTGGATAAGGCTTCAGGTAACATCGGTAACACGAAGTGTGGGAAGTAGACGGATGTGCCACGTTCCACTGCCTCCTGATCAAGTGCTGAATCCAGTTTGACATAATGGCTCACATCGGCAATCGCAACAACGACTCGGTAGCCACCACCCGGACGTTTTTCTGCATACACGGCATCATCAAAGTCACGGGCATCTTCACCATCAATGGTTACCAAGGCCAGATCGCGTAAATCAACACGACCTTCACGGTCTTTCTCGCCCGGTTCTTTGTAGCTGGCGGCTTGTTTGAGAACGTCTTCTGGGAACTCATACGGCAGACCAAATTCCAGAATGGTCTGTGGGATAATGATTTCGGTATCCGATTTATCTGCCATCGATTGCACAATATGGCCGGTCGCGAGTTCTTCACGGGTTGGGTAGTCATCAATCGCGACGCGGATGGAATCTCCCAGTTTGATCTGCGCATGTTCGATCAATTCTTTTTCGAGCGTGATCGGTTGATGAGCATTTGGCATGCTCGGCTGGACAAAGTATTCATTGTCATAGCAGCTGACTTTGCCAATAATCTGTTTGACCCGACGCTGGGTCACTTCGCTAATAAAGCCCCAAGGCTTGCCTTTACGGTCTACCGAGGTCTGGCGTACTTTAACGCGGTCACCATTAAACACTAAACGCAGTTCGCGTTCGGGAAGTAACAAGTCGTCTTGGCCATCGACCTGGGCAATGCCGAGACCCTTACTGTTGATATAAACAGTTGCATCATGGGTCGGTTGATCAGTGGCCAACTGAAACTTGAAACCATCTTTCATGAGTTGGCCATCACGCACCATTGCACTCAGGCGATGATTTAGCGCTTCAATGCTCTGCTGATCCTGGATTGCAAAATGCTCGACCAGATCTGCATGTGATTGCGGGGATTGTAATTGTTCAATCGTATCAGTAATCAGTGTGCGGCTTGGAATAGGATTGTCGTAGCGTTCGGCTTCGGCTTTTGCTTCAGGATCGACCCAGTTTTTCATAATATCTTTTGGCTTTACGTCAGAACATAGCTTTAAGCATAAGTCATGCTGAGTAAGACTGCACGTCATTGCGTACAATATTCTTGTTTATACGGTGTTTTCCATCCGATTTTTTCTTGGAGATCCTGCTGTATCCCGGATAAACCGGTAATTCAAACCGCTTTTTGGGGTAAATTGCTTAAAAAGTATTTAATTGAACCAAAAATACGGTTTTTTTTAGGGGTATCCCTTGAAGAACCGAAGTTTAGTTTGTATTATGGCGGCTCGTTACGGTGAGATGGGTGAGTGGCTGAAACCACGTCCCTGCTAAGGACGCATACGGGCAACTGTATCGAGGGTTCGAATCCCTCTCTCACCGCCACGTTTACTTACGTGAAGCGCTCATAGCTCAGCTGGATAGAGCACTTGGCTACGAACTAAGGGGTCGGGAGTTCGAATCTCTCTGAGCGCACCAAGTAAGTTAAACGAAAACGAAACACAAGTATATGCGCTCATAGCTCAGCTGGATAGAGCACTTGGCTACGAACTAAGGGGTCGGGAGTTCGAATCTCTCTGAGCGCACCAACTTGAATAAGAAACCGCTTTATAGCGGTTTTTTTGTGCCTGAAATTTTCTAATAAATTCATTTGCATCTTCGTAAGAAAGCTTGTTTTTTAGCTGTTCTTATTCATCAAAACTGTACCAGTCTTCAGTATTTTTACTGCTTGAATATAAAACAGTGGGCTGAAAAACAAGATTTTCTGCAAAGTAGAACAATATCTAAACGTTTGGTTGCAGTTCAATGAAAAAAACCTCATCTTTCGATAAAAACTGCGTATAATGCAACGCATCAGGTACGCGCTCATAGCTCAGCTGGATAGAGCACTTGGCTACGAACTAAGGGGTCGGGAGTTCGAATCTCTCTGAGCGCACCAACTTGAATAAGAAACCGCTTTATAGCGGTTTTTTTGTGCCTGAAATTTCCCCAATCTTCTCCCTTTACCCCTCTTGAAATAAATCCGTCTATTATTTTTCAAGACTATCTGAATATGCTCTAATAGCGGCGATTATACGACCAACCGAATTTTCGTTATGACAGATCAACAACCTGCCTTGGCGCTACGTTATCAGCTCAATCTGGAAGAATCACAAGATGGTTTTGCGCTAGCAGCCTTTGGTAAAAAACAATTCACCCGTTTTATGACCCCGCTGATCAGCATCGGGATTATGCTGTGGGGTATTTATTTGGGATTCGCTGGAGTCGGGCGTTATTATGTTGCGCTCGGGGCATTCTTTCTGGTTTTACAGGCGGTGATGCGCTACTGGTTTTTACCGATGGTCTTCAAGCGCCAGTTTGTCAAATATCAGCTCGGGAAAAGCGAACAGGGGATTGAACTGTTCCAGGATCATGTTGAACTCTACGTCAATGGACGCAAACAGGTATTTGCTTATAGCGCCGTTCGCCATTTTGCCAGCAGCGACTTGACTTATATGATCGAGTTTAATAACCGTATGGTGGTGATTGTGCCAAAGCGTGCTTTTGCCAATGCAGCCGACCAGAGTTTATTTGAAAACACCTTTAAAAAATAAGGAAGATTGTGATGAGCATTCCATCAAAGATTGTCTGTGTTGGTCGCAGTTATGCAGATCATGCCAAAGAGTTGGGTAATGCTGTTCCTGACCGTCCAGTTCTGTTTATCAAGCCACCGAGCAGTTTGGTGAGTCTGGAGCAGGGAATCGCATGGAATCGGGCTCTCGGGGATTGCCATTATGAGTGTGAGTTGAGCTTGCGTATCGATCAGCCATTAAAAGCAGAAACAGATCCATCTCAAGCCTTGCAGGCGGTGGGTGCGGTGACTTTGGGGCTGGATTTAACCTTGCGTGATCTACAAAATGAATTAAAAGCCAAAGGTCAGCCTTGGGAGCGTGCCAAAGCTTTTGATGGCTCATGTCTGCTCGGAAGCTGGGTGGAGGTAAGCGAAATCCAGGACTGGAAAGCAGTAAGCTATCAGTTACAGGTTAATGACGAAATCCGTCAAAAAGGTAATACAGCCTTACTGATTTTTGAGATTGGTGCTTTGATTGCAGAAATCAGTCAGAGTTTCTCTCTACAGCCGGGCGATGTGATTATGACTGGCACACCTGCTGGTGTTGCAGCGTTGCATTCAGGCGATCAGTTGACCATGACCTTGAATGGCACAACGCAGGATTTTGTCTGGACGACCTTTGTAAAATAATTTTTTATCGTATGACCTAGGATCACCCGCTGATCCTAGGCTCGAAATTATTTTTGTTCAAAAATACGTGCGAGTGGAATAGACAGCTTCGCTGCCAGATAATCATCCGTTTCGATCAGAGCCTGGCCGATCCGGCAGATCCATCTGTCATCCGCATGCAGATTGCCGATATCCTTGCGTAAAGGCAGCGGATACGGCAGGGCACTATAAAAACTCCAGAAATCGACCTGAGCCAGATTGCGAACCAAAACATATTCGTCATTATCGGTACGCTTGATCAGATTTTGCTGTTCCAGCATCAGCACATAAGTGGGCCAGTGCCCCATCTCACCGCGACCCAGAATATTCAGGGCTTCTTCATCACTGACACTCGCACCGATCTGCTGTTTGCGATAGAACAGTTCCAAAATATCCAACAGCATGAGTACTGGATGTCGTAATCTTTCTTTGCTGGTATGAAAGGCTGTGAGTGCATAGCTGATTTCGACGCCGAGCAGGACGATATTCCACGACAGATAAATCCAGAGTAGGAAAATCGGCACGGCAGCAAAGGCACCATAGACAATTTCATAGCTGGTAAAATTGGCCATGATCAAGCTAAACAGATTTTTTAACAGCTCAAATACCACAGCACTGAATAGACCCGCAACTGCTGCGGCTGAGATCGGGACACTGCGATTAGGAATGGTCCAGTACAGAATAAAAAAACCGATGACCGTGAGAGCAAATGAAATGATCCATAAGATAAATGCTCCATCCACTTCATAACCTGCAAAATTATTGCTCAGGATATTCATGGAAGCGACGGTAGAGGAAAGCGCAAAGGCACTGCCTAAGACAATCGGTCCTAAGGAAATAATGGTCCAGTAACGCATGAAACCCATAATCCCACCGCGGGTTTCTTTGACCCGCCAGATGCGATTAAAAGCACCTTCTACACTGATCAGCATCAGTACCGTAGTGATAAACAGAAACAGCACCCCGATGGCGGTCAAATTGCTGGATTTTTCTGTAAAGGCATTCAGTGCCTTATCAAATGCGATGGTACTTTTGGGTAGGAAATGACTATAGATTAATTGTTGTAATTGTTGCCGTGCCGGTTCTAAGGCCTTAATTGAAGAAATGATCACCAAGAATACCGTGAGCATCGGCACTACAGCAAACAGCGTAGTGTAGGTTAAAGAGCCTGCCTGTTCCCGGCAGCGATCTGCTTCGAAACGACGAATAACAAAGACCACAAACTGAAACCAGGTTTCTTGATAAAAAGGCAGTTTCTTTAATAAATGCATCATCGGCACGGATCTCAATTTTTTGATGTTCTTGCGGTGATTTATTATTAGCTTAGCCAAAAAGTAAGAGAAATACCGTATAGTTTTTCTTTTTAACCAAATTTTTTAAATAATATGCAAGCATATGTCCTTGTGCTGTACTACAGCAAATATGGTTCTACCC
This portion of the Acinetobacter sp. GSS19 genome encodes:
- a CDS encoding YcxB family protein; translation: MTDQQPALALRYQLNLEESQDGFALAAFGKKQFTRFMTPLISIGIMLWGIYLGFAGVGRYYVALGAFFLVLQAVMRYWFLPMVFKRQFVKYQLGKSEQGIELFQDHVELYVNGRKQVFAYSAVRHFASSDLTYMIEFNNRMVVIVPKRAFANAADQSLFENTFKK
- a CDS encoding fumarylacetoacetate hydrolase family protein yields the protein MMSIPSKIVCVGRSYADHAKELGNAVPDRPVLFIKPPSSLVSLEQGIAWNRALGDCHYECELSLRIDQPLKAETDPSQALQAVGAVTLGLDLTLRDLQNELKAKGQPWERAKAFDGSCLLGSWVEVSEIQDWKAVSYQLQVNDEIRQKGNTALLIFEIGALIAEISQSFSLQPGDVIMTGTPAGVAALHSGDQLTMTLNGTTQDFVWTTFVK
- a CDS encoding YihY family inner membrane protein — its product is MMHLLKKLPFYQETWFQFVVFVIRRFEADRCREQAGSLTYTTLFAVVPMLTVFLVIISSIKALEPARQQLQQLIYSHFLPKSTIAFDKALNAFTEKSSNLTAIGVLFLFITTVLMLISVEGAFNRIWRVKETRGGIMGFMRYWTIISLGPIVLGSAFALSSTVASMNILSNNFAGYEVDGAFILWIISFALTVIGFFILYWTIPNRSVPISAAAVAGLFSAVVFELLKNLFSLIMANFTSYEIVYGAFAAVPIFLLWIYLSWNIVLLGVEISYALTAFHTSKERLRHPVLMLLDILELFYRKQQIGASVSDEEALNILGRGEMGHWPTYVLMLEQQNLIKRTDNDEYVLVRNLAQVDFWSFYSALPYPLPLRKDIGNLHADDRWICRIGQALIETDDYLAAKLSIPLARIFEQK